The following proteins are encoded in a genomic region of Necator americanus strain Aroian chromosome II, whole genome shotgun sequence:
- a CDS encoding hypothetical protein (NECATOR_CHRII.G7433.T1) gives MGSASDGNGKDCIERKLIRRLLGYFRPLVCHNKELYSEVDMVYRRMTRGKRQHLARSSEVAKENRLRFFGHVMRRPTDRLAQVVLRMLPDPNWIRPPVRKRKFWTEVVRTHGVDSQFSRDVKFRRLRNSDGWVDSMRTLSEDRTGGARIRSRTTHPGEDADSRARP, from the coding sequence ATGGGTAGCGCCAGCGACGGCAATGGAAAAGATTGCATAGAGAGAAAGCTGATTAGACGACTGCTAGGCTACTTTCGGCCGTTGGTATGCCATAACAAAGAACTTTACTCGGAAGTGGacatggtgtaccggcggatgacacgtggaaaacgtcAACATCTTGCCCGGTCTTCTGAAGTAGCCAAggaaaaccgtcttcgcttctttggtcacgttatgaggAGACCGACTGATCGTCTTGCCCAAGTAGTCCTAAGGATGCTTCCAGATCCTAATTGGATTAGGCCTCCTgttcgtaaaagaaagttctggacggaggtGGTGAGGACACATGGCGTTGACAGtcagttcagtcgagacgtgAAATTCCGCCGATTGCGGAATAGCGATGGAtgggtagattctatgcgaactctaTCTGAGGATCGAACAGGAGGAGCTCGGATACGTTCAAGGACGACGCACCCTGGagaagatgcggatagccgcGCTAGGCCGTAA
- a CDS encoding hypothetical protein (NECATOR_CHRII.G7434.T1), producing the protein MSDVSNSFSAWETLPEDEPPLCIAVRRPVSPPRHYEAVNRCGGERHKVEKKNRAYQATGHINSEAKYNTENERKAPKGQIKTKSKLGTCGLA; encoded by the coding sequence atgtcggatgtgtcgaactccttctcagcttgggagaccctgccagaggacgaacctccgctgtgcatcgcagttcgacgcccagtgtcacctccacgccactatgaggcggtaaaccgttgtggaggagaGAGACataaagttgagaaaaaaaacagagcctATCAAGCTACAGGTCACATAAATAGTGAGGCAAAATACAACaccgaaaacgaaagaaaggCACCGAAAGGTCAGATAAAGACAAAATCGAAGCTGGGAACATGTGGTCTTGCTTAG
- a CDS encoding hypothetical protein (NECATOR_CHRII.G7435.T1), which produces MATGERRSNLRLLRTSLILDQGDTRTTRHGDCLRLCTYNARTVSIDADLHALLGAAERIKFHVIALQETKCRRSDVRQMNDGTLVIRGENVPSRNVGGVGFVVHLSVVHLVDSHEILSPRLAILCAKNPSVLSTAVHQHQQLMIPNWTRFTRSWRK; this is translated from the coding sequence atggcgaccggtgagaggcgatcaaatctcaggttgctcaggacgtcattgattctggaccaaggcgacacacgcacgactcgccatggagactgtctcagactgtgtacttacaacgcgagaacagtttccatagacgctgacctgcatgcccttctcggagctgcagagcgtatcaaatttcacgtgattgctctgcaggagaccaagtgcagaaggagcgacgtaagacagatgaatgacggtacactcgtcattcgtggagagaacgttccgtcgcgaaatgtaggcggtgttggttttgttgtgcacctatctgtcgtccatctcgtcgattctcacgagatcctgtcacctcgtctggccattctctgcgccaaaaatccatcagtattaTCAACTGCtgttcaccaacatcagcagttgatgattccgaattggacgcgttttacgaggagctggaggaagtag